The Xanthomonas sp. CFBP 8443 genome has a window encoding:
- a CDS encoding sugar kinase — translation MSAAPADPAFATLPAPRRWDCAALGEVMLRLDPGEERIRAARQFRVWEGGGEYNVARGLRKTFGRPTVALTALPRNELGLLAEDLILQGGCDTRHLVWRDYDGIGRNTRMGLNFTERGFGVRAALGVSDRAYSAAAQLRPEEFAWPALFGDAGARWLHTGGIFAALSESTAQTAIAAVQAARRHGALVSYDLNYRASLWNSHPDPDAARHVNQRIVAECDLLIGDEYSFAGCLGLDMRGVGQRSTPMDPAPAEAAARLALQRYPQLQAVAFPLRDAHSASRNHWAGVLHTRQASYRSVARELDILDRVGGGDAFVSGLIHGLLCNAGPQAAIDYAAAHGALAMTTPGDNAMVAQADVEALMRGEGAAARR, via the coding sequence GAGGTGATGCTGCGGCTGGACCCGGGCGAGGAGCGCATCCGCGCCGCGCGCCAGTTCCGGGTGTGGGAAGGCGGCGGCGAATACAACGTCGCCCGCGGCCTGCGCAAGACCTTCGGCCGCCCGACCGTGGCGTTGACCGCGCTGCCGCGCAACGAACTCGGCCTGCTCGCCGAGGACCTGATCCTGCAGGGCGGCTGCGATACCCGGCACCTGGTGTGGCGCGACTACGACGGCATCGGCCGCAACACGCGCATGGGCCTGAACTTCACCGAGCGCGGCTTCGGCGTGCGCGCCGCGCTGGGCGTCTCCGACCGCGCCTATTCGGCGGCCGCGCAGTTGCGGCCGGAGGAATTCGCCTGGCCGGCGCTGTTCGGCGACGCCGGCGCGCGCTGGCTGCACACCGGCGGCATCTTCGCCGCGCTGTCCGAATCCACCGCGCAGACCGCGATCGCCGCGGTACAGGCCGCGCGCCGCCACGGCGCGCTGGTGTCCTACGATCTGAACTACCGCGCCAGCCTGTGGAACAGCCATCCCGATCCGGACGCGGCGCGCCACGTCAACCAGCGCATCGTCGCCGAATGCGACCTGCTGATCGGCGACGAATATTCCTTTGCCGGCTGCCTGGGCCTGGACATGCGCGGCGTCGGCCAACGCAGCACGCCGATGGACCCGGCCCCGGCCGAAGCAGCCGCGCGGCTGGCGCTGCAGCGCTATCCGCAGCTGCAGGCGGTGGCGTTCCCGCTGCGCGATGCGCACTCGGCCTCGCGCAACCACTGGGCCGGGGTGCTGCACACGCGCCAGGCCAGCTACCGCTCGGTCGCGCGCGAGCTGGACATCCTCGACCGCGTCGGCGGCGGCGATGCGTTCGTGTCCGGCCTGATCCACGGCCTGCTGTGCAACGCCGGCCCGCAGGCGGCGATCGACTACGCCGCCGCGCACGGCGCACTGGCGATGACCACCCCGGGCGACAACGCGATGGTCGCGCAGGCCGATGTCGAAGCGCTGATGCGCGGCGAAGGCGCGGCGGCGCGGCGCTGA
- a CDS encoding SMI1/KNR4 family protein: MLDAFESIAADAGFALPPLLADWYRRGLTTLADDTVPALGSDYDIEWLDPPACRQTIDEWLNPQAQQGIAFFPFAQSGAGDAYCLVRLPDQRHGVACVWHDADDSTLQYASFDAFVAARFTHVFADLGAVPVEGLDVAEVAQFVQQDVARCTEAMEAPLRELLRQQSRLPVQSLDYRSGPKARPETVDALIPQAVQQAQLASLELASPVAFAIVPRWELE, translated from the coding sequence ATGCTCGACGCATTCGAATCGATCGCGGCCGATGCCGGTTTCGCGCTGCCGCCGTTGCTGGCCGACTGGTACCGTCGCGGCCTGACCACGCTTGCGGACGATACGGTGCCGGCGCTGGGCAGCGACTACGACATCGAATGGCTGGATCCGCCGGCCTGCCGCCAGACCATCGACGAATGGTTGAATCCGCAGGCGCAGCAGGGCATCGCCTTCTTCCCGTTCGCGCAGTCCGGCGCCGGCGACGCCTATTGCCTGGTGCGCCTGCCCGACCAGCGCCACGGCGTGGCCTGCGTGTGGCACGACGCGGACGACAGTACGTTGCAATACGCGTCGTTCGACGCGTTCGTCGCCGCCCGCTTCACCCACGTGTTCGCCGACCTGGGCGCGGTCCCGGTCGAGGGCCTGGATGTGGCGGAGGTGGCGCAGTTCGTGCAGCAGGACGTGGCGCGTTGCACCGAGGCGATGGAAGCGCCGCTGCGCGAGCTGCTGCGCCAGCAGAGCCGGTTGCCGGTGCAGTCGCTGGACTACCGCAGCGGCCCGAAGGCGCGTCCGGAAACCGTCGATGCGCTGATTCCGCAAGCCGTGCAGCAGGCGCAGCTGGCTTCGCTGGAACTGGCGTCGCCGGTGGCGTTCGCGATCGTGCCGCGCTGGGAGCTGGAGTAG